A region of Bacteroidota bacterium DNA encodes the following proteins:
- a CDS encoding MFS transporter: MATWQEKWLPEDKEFWEKTGKKIAWRTLWITTLSLILSFASWFMMSAIVVKLPGIGFKFTENQLFWLAAMPGLAGGLLRILHTFLLPKFGTRHVITLSTFAKLLPVIGIGLAVMNTTTPFWVFMMLAFTAGFGGGDFSSFMPSTSVHFPKRLQGTALGIQAGIGNFGVSLAQFMTPVMLGLAIYGSAEVFTSFDAKEVTASIQATDSTSLAHHSAIFSAQDPAIQEKLIKAADAKKVDSLKTAGFADNAAIFAHLPAKMKTKAITSLNPKVAEKVIKGINPAAKGVKNKEIHVQSAAFWYAPLLLIMGIVAWIWLRSVPMKASFKEQLDIFKDKHTWFCTITYVMTFGSFAGLAAVFPMMIKSLYGGFEGAPEPLVYAFYGPLIGSASRVLFGFVADKVGGAILTTLSGIGLIVGCVLLVALGLVAPTNVGQFDMFLWVMLGMFFFTGIGNAATFRQYPIVFGHNPRQAAGVIGWTAAVAAFGPFLFNLAIGNIIKASGTVPGEKSAAPFFYGLIAFAILATVINWYYYQRKGAERPC; encoded by the coding sequence ATGGCTACTTGGCAAGAAAAATGGCTCCCGGAAGACAAGGAATTTTGGGAAAAGACCGGCAAGAAAATTGCCTGGCGCACCCTTTGGATCACCACCCTGTCGCTGATCCTGTCCTTCGCTTCCTGGTTCATGATGAGTGCGATTGTCGTGAAACTCCCGGGAATCGGCTTCAAATTCACCGAGAATCAACTCTTCTGGCTGGCAGCCATGCCTGGCCTTGCAGGTGGATTGCTCCGCATTCTGCATACCTTTCTCCTTCCGAAATTCGGCACCCGCCATGTGATTACGCTGTCCACCTTTGCCAAGTTGCTCCCGGTGATCGGCATCGGCTTGGCAGTGATGAATACCACGACGCCCTTCTGGGTTTTTATGATGCTCGCATTCACGGCAGGCTTTGGCGGTGGGGATTTCAGTTCCTTTATGCCGAGCACCTCGGTGCACTTTCCGAAACGCCTTCAAGGTACTGCGCTTGGGATTCAGGCCGGTATCGGCAATTTCGGGGTAAGCCTGGCGCAATTTATGACGCCTGTGATGCTAGGATTGGCCATTTACGGTTCGGCGGAGGTTTTCACAAGCTTTGATGCGAAGGAAGTGACCGCAAGCATTCAAGCAACGGATTCGACAAGTCTGGCGCATCATTCCGCGATTTTTTCTGCTCAAGATCCTGCAATACAGGAGAAATTGATCAAGGCTGCGGATGCCAAAAAGGTGGATTCGCTCAAAACGGCCGGATTTGCTGACAATGCCGCGATTTTTGCGCATTTGCCCGCGAAGATGAAAACGAAGGCGATCACAAGCCTCAATCCCAAAGTCGCCGAAAAGGTCATCAAAGGCATCAATCCAGCTGCAAAGGGCGTCAAAAACAAGGAAATTCATGTCCAATCTGCTGCTTTTTGGTATGCGCCATTGCTGCTGATCATGGGCATTGTGGCTTGGATTTGGCTGCGCAGTGTACCGATGAAGGCGTCTTTCAAAGAGCAATTGGACATCTTCAAAGACAAGCATACTTGGTTTTGCACGATCACTTATGTGATGACTTTCGGTTCGTTTGCGGGATTGGCAGCGGTGTTTCCGATGATGATCAAGTCGCTGTATGGCGGATTTGAAGGCGCACCTGAACCGTTGGTCTATGCCTTCTATGGTCCGCTGATCGGTTCGGCAAGCCGGGTTCTGTTTGGATTTGTCGCTGATAAAGTGGGCGGCGCCATTCTCACCACGTTGTCGGGCATTGGTTTGATTGTTGGCTGCGTGTTGTTGGTAGCTTTGGGATTGGTCGCACCAACGAATGTTGGGCAGTTTGACATGTTCCTTTGGGTCATGTTGGGCATGTTTTTCTTCACCGGGATTGGCAATGCCGCTACTTTCCGGCAGTACCCGATTGTTTTTGGACACAATCCAAGGCAAGCTGCGGGCGTGATCGGATGGACGGCCGCAGTCGCAGCATTCGGTCCATTCCTATTCAACCTCGCCATCGGCAATATCATCAAAGCTTCGGGAACGGTTCCCGGCGAAAAAAGTGCCGCGCCGTTTTTCTATGGCCTGATTGCTTTTGCGATCTTGGCGACGGTCATTAACTGGTACTACTATCAGCGCAAAGGCGCTGAACGTCCTTGCTAA
- a CDS encoding T9SS type A sorting domain-containing protein, which produces MGSVLALDDAANVYLVGVNHASVDVDLGAGVQQYNAVGMQDCFVVSYDSSFALRWSLPLSSSGQELGYSIASDTTGVYVTGSFTGQTDVDPGPGTFFLNNTAGTSGFIIKYGLGGQLIWAGELTSSSSNLNPFGIDLDRGGDVVLVGVYNGACDMDPMAGVSMISNLLGDDIFAVRVDRNGQFLWVKHVGGLDGDAANNVTVDAVGAVYISTSFYDTIDMDPGPGTVQLTVVGPNIPDAALLKLDAMGNFVWVAELSGNGTETFADVTVDNQGNIHAVGSFQQTVDFNPSPVDSFPLTVLGYMDGFFLHYIQDSCTDLGVQIDSVAHVTCAGQQGYMAGQGTNGHPPYSYQWNTIPPTQSMAATTAIPGIYTLDVTDQLGCLAQRSVAVIGSNFPSGFDLQVNLVAGVFRPGIATNLVLDAYNAGCVPISGIVKLALDSQVTYQTATPLPASIIGDTLIWNFPMMNFDSAHFTANITVITDTTANNFDTLQFAAIVTPSLGDQQPLDNFRLDYEFPVVNSYDPNQISVYPPGHCEEHYVQRGTPLTYTVQFQNTGTAEALEVMIVDSIEANINFSTMTFRAASHPMILEVGPGNVLKFMFHNIHLPDSNTNEPASHGYVIFDILAVSSISSGTVVSNQAAIYFDLNAPVWTNITSNTIVDVIPACAVGVAENEPDELSIFPNPASVQLTLRSTAPIGEVTVYNLMGQSVLLSQFVDAQELQIGVAVWPKGIYLLHAQGKVRRILVQ; this is translated from the coding sequence ATGGGTTCGGTTTTGGCATTAGATGATGCAGCAAACGTTTACCTTGTTGGTGTAAATCACGCGAGTGTCGATGTAGACTTAGGAGCGGGTGTACAGCAATACAACGCAGTGGGAATGCAAGATTGTTTTGTTGTGAGTTACGACTCAAGCTTTGCCTTGAGATGGTCTTTACCCCTGAGCAGTAGCGGTCAAGAGCTTGGATATTCCATCGCATCAGATACCACAGGCGTATATGTAACCGGTAGCTTCACTGGTCAAACCGATGTGGATCCGGGACCCGGAACCTTTTTTTTGAACAATACAGCCGGCACTTCAGGATTTATCATCAAGTATGGCCTGGGTGGGCAATTGATCTGGGCGGGGGAGTTGACTTCGAGCTCGAGCAACCTCAACCCCTTTGGAATTGACTTGGACCGTGGTGGTGATGTCGTCTTAGTGGGTGTCTACAACGGTGCTTGTGATATGGACCCTATGGCGGGTGTCAGCATGATTTCGAATTTACTTGGAGATGATATTTTTGCCGTACGGGTCGATCGAAACGGTCAATTCCTCTGGGTGAAACATGTGGGTGGATTGGATGGCGATGCCGCGAACAACGTGACCGTGGATGCTGTTGGAGCGGTCTACATCTCCACCTCGTTTTATGATACGATTGACATGGATCCCGGACCGGGGACCGTTCAATTGACAGTGGTAGGGCCGAACATCCCGGATGCTGCCCTGCTCAAACTCGATGCGATGGGTAATTTTGTATGGGTCGCCGAGTTGAGTGGCAACGGCACTGAAACCTTTGCAGACGTGACGGTTGATAACCAAGGGAATATTCATGCCGTTGGCAGTTTTCAGCAAACTGTGGATTTTAATCCATCGCCAGTGGATTCCTTTCCTTTGACTGTATTGGGCTACATGGATGGCTTTTTCCTGCATTACATCCAAGACAGTTGCACCGATCTGGGCGTTCAAATAGACAGTGTCGCGCATGTCACCTGTGCAGGGCAACAAGGTTATATGGCAGGTCAGGGGACCAATGGTCATCCACCGTATTCGTACCAATGGAATACCATTCCACCGACCCAAAGCATGGCGGCCACCACCGCGATTCCCGGAATCTATACCTTGGACGTGACGGATCAATTGGGTTGTTTGGCCCAACGCTCCGTGGCCGTGATCGGGTCCAACTTCCCCAGCGGTTTTGACTTGCAAGTGAACCTTGTCGCCGGCGTTTTCAGACCCGGAATAGCCACCAACTTGGTTTTGGATGCCTACAATGCCGGCTGCGTTCCCATCTCCGGTATAGTCAAGCTCGCCTTGGATTCACAGGTCACCTATCAAACGGCAACCCCATTGCCCGCATCCATCATCGGCGACACGCTCATCTGGAATTTTCCCATGATGAACTTCGACAGCGCACACTTTACTGCCAACATTACAGTGATCACGGACACCACCGCTAATAATTTTGACACATTGCAGTTTGCGGCCATCGTCACGCCGTCCCTTGGCGATCAGCAACCCTTGGACAATTTTCGACTGGATTATGAATTTCCCGTCGTCAATTCCTACGACCCCAATCAAATCAGCGTTTATCCGCCCGGCCACTGCGAAGAACACTACGTGCAGCGCGGGACGCCCCTGACGTACACCGTTCAGTTTCAAAATACCGGAACCGCTGAGGCTTTGGAAGTGATGATCGTCGATTCCATTGAAGCGAATATCAATTTTTCCACGATGACCTTCCGCGCTGCCTCGCATCCCATGATTTTGGAGGTCGGTCCGGGGAATGTGCTCAAGTTCATGTTTCACAACATCCATTTGCCCGACAGCAACACCAATGAACCTGCAAGCCATGGCTATGTGATTTTTGACATCCTGGCAGTAAGCAGCATTTCGTCTGGCACCGTGGTCAGCAACCAAGCGGCCATTTATTTCGATTTGAATGCCCCCGTTTGGACCAATATTACCTCTAATACCATTGTCGATGTCATACCGGCCTGCGCCGTCGGAGTCGCTGAAAATGAACCGGATGAGCTCAGCATTTTTCCCAATCCGGCCTCGGTGCAGTTGACGTTGCGTTCGACGGCACCAATCGGAGAGGTCACCGTGTACAACCTGATGGGGCAGTCCGTTTTGTTATCCCAATTTGTCGATGCTCAAGAATTGCAGATCGGCGTCGCTGTTTGGCCTAAGGGAATTTACTTGCTGCATGCCCAAGGGAAAGTCCGGCGGATTTTGGTGCAATAG